One window from the genome of Xiphophorus hellerii strain 12219 chromosome 16, Xiphophorus_hellerii-4.1, whole genome shotgun sequence encodes:
- the fbf1 gene encoding fas-binding factor 1 homolog isoform X1 → MPTKPTSKASQNLFEDDDILDSLFDDDSKQPTRSKGARAGRPNVSSPTNNMFSRMAEEVRRDDLEASDVSEADPSELLKNLKGMDDLEADLFPSKKKLPLQTKSVGNEDPVKDSSVLESNANLEGADKATGGGKKPNTAPSSSAHKYNDFFDDPLADSLDDLLPDETRPEPKPQQSKPDKSVPPASASPILRSQMTKTSKKEDKDNLLDALGFERHKDDPRKKESPLWSSIEKREAPQRPRTRIQDILDASTSARPPTGERKDEKLQQEKNLSLKDPFVEDDLTFGSYQPTIATTPEGRQSRRQSVRFSTEDVRVSSPERKPQPSTPPTSRHRNSAEWLGLTANDEFDDLEEGSKAVKSSAPSPNVPSSPVLERKSSLTGNQAASVARMTEDAPNSKQSKSDVSKGKRKDEEEEYDWLDGALSRKKALSETKAPNQGDSLKMESVVSNQDKATPFRDREETFTSIRDISPAAHSTPVREEKPSQASPQRNPTKGTSSTVQQQVSYTADDLQQLLLQQQMMQSQLLGLGNAADAGALQRLREKEQQHGECQALQARIIQLEGEVKMLQLERDQSQMILENIQHRHKQNMQLLENTHKTRVKLLEESAAQRETRARLECEELMERLATLTRSAEQERSELQAQYHRKLAQAQQDRDREVERLRDLQRKSILEMKKDHEEQLQRLKRLKDEEIDAVTSATSQTRSLSGVIEQMEQFSSRLGELSSRVESTHEHTAHGLEQGARHRDEQLRIMQERLAQQQKAMAEERTYLKEIISRMDSQISEQQRQLEKERWKVTAEQAKAESTQRGLEEERRVFTMQINMEREELERAKSSLLEEQKSVMQHCAEERRKLAAEWAHFHTQEKQRHDKAEREVNSLLERREGSIISLAQEQADLKLRMAELKQKEMAVTQEKETLARLKEELDREKEKASSMALRLKTRAEEVEAFSKLAADKYEEGERALLEAKRVESEHVARLRNIQSQTENLRQQEQRILKERMQGKHLQENTERLREYSTISPLPHIIPPILTVSSVDSVPVFTSFPEPTTPVRNNPSNPLDNYQSMTLEASLALWKYTAEKDREFLLEEQIFLENLKKKSYKFNTDSKTC, encoded by the exons ATG CCTACAAAGCCGACGAGTAAAGCCTCCCAAA ACCTTTTTGAAGATGATGACATACTTGACAGCCTATTCGATGACGATTCAA AGCAACCAACGAGATCGAAGGGGGCTCGTGCTGGACGGCCAAATGT CTCATCTCCCACTAACAACATGTTCAGTAGAATGGCGGAGGAAGTCAGGAGGGATGACTTGGag GCCTCAGATGTCTCTGAGGCTGATCCCAGCGAATTGCTGAAGAACCTGAAG GGCATGGATGATTTAGAGGCCGACTTGTTTCCATCAAAGAAAAAGCTTCCCCTACAAACAAAGTCAGTCGGTAATGAAGACCCAGTGAAAGACTCCTCTGTGTTAGAAAGTAATGCAAATCTTGAGGGAGCAG ataagGCCACAGGAGGAGGGAAGAAGCCAAACACTGCCCCTTCATCCTCAGCACATAAGTACAATGACTTCTTTG ACGACCCCCTGGCTGATTCGCTTGATGACCTGCTTCCGGATGAAACCAGGCCTGAACCTAAACCCCAGCAGAGCAAGCCTGACAAATCTGTGCCGCCTGCATCAGCATCTCCCATCCTGAGGAGCCAAATGA CAAAGACGTCGAAAAAAGAAGACAAGGATAATCTCCTTGACGCCCTCGGGTTTGAGAGACACAAAGACGATCCCAGGAAGAAAGAGTCTCCACTTTGGTCTTCCATAGAGAA GAGAGAAGCGCCTCAGAGACCTCGTACCAGAATTCAAGATATTCTGGATGCCTCCACTTCAGCCCGACCGCCCACAGGCGAGAGGAAGGATGAGAAGCTACAACAGGAGAAGAACCTTAGTCTGAAAG ATCCATTTGTGGAAGATGACCTCACATTTGGGTCCTATCAGCCGACTATAGCGACCACACCCGAGGGCCGCCAGTCCCGCAGACAGTCTGTCAG ATTTTCTACCGAAGACGTCAGAGTCTCTTCCCCAGAGAGAAAACCCCAACCCAGTACCCCGCCAACCAGCCGACACAGAAACTCGGCGGAATGGCTTGGCCTCACAGCAAACGACGAGTTTGACGATTTAGAAGAAGGTTCTAAAGCAGTGAAAAGTTCAGCTCCGTCTCCAAACGTTCCCTCCTCTCCTGTACTGGAGAGAAAGTCTTCGTTGACTGGAAATCAGGCCGCATCTGTCGCAAGAATGACAGAAGATGCTCCAAACTCCAAACAGAGCAAATCTGATGTTTCTAAAGGCAAGAGgaaggatgaggaggaagagtaTGACTGGTTGGACGGGGCACTGAGCAGGAAGAAGGCTCTATCCGAGACCAAAGCTCCTAATCAGGGAGACTCTCTGAAAATGGAGTCAGTTGTCAG TAACCAAGATAAGGCGACACCTttcagagacagagaggaaacaTTCACATCCATCAGAGACATCAG tccTGCAGCTCATTCCACTCCAGTCAGAGAGGAGAAGCCAAGTCAAG CAAGTCCTCAGCGAAACCCAACAAAGGGAACATCATCTACTGTTCAACAACAG GTGTCATATACAGCAGACGATCTTCAGCAGTTGCTACTACAGCAGCAG ATGATGCAGAGTCAGTTGCTGGGTCTGGGCAATGCTGCTGATGCAGGAGCTCTGCAGAGACTTAGAGAGAAGGAGCAACAGCATGGAGAATGTCAGGCTTTACAAGCTCGCATCATCCAGTTGGAGGGAGAG GTGAAGATGTTGCAGCTGGAGCGGGACCAAAGCCAGATGATTTTAGAGAACATCCAACACAGGCATAAGCAGAATATGCAGCTCCTGGAGAACACACACAA aactCGTGTGAAGCTGCTGGAGGAGTCAGCAGCCCAAAGAGAGACCCGAGCTCGGCTGGAGTGCGAGGAGCTAATGGAGCGCCTGGCTACGTTAACAAGGTCAGCCGAGCAGGAGCGCTCAGAGCTGCAGGCTCAGTACCACCGAAAGCTGGCGCAAGCCCAACAGGACAGAGACCGAGAGGTGGAGAGGCTCCGAGATCTTCAAAG AAAATCTATCTTAGAGATGAAAAAAGACCACGAGGAGCAGCTTCAAAGGTTGAAGAGATTAAAGGACGAAGAGATCGATGCTGTTACAAGCGCAACATCTCAGACCAG ATCTCTCTCAGGGGTGATTGAGCAGATGGAGCAGTTCTCTTCCCGGCTCGGAGAGCTCTCTTCTCGAGTGGAGAGCACGCACGAGCACACCGCCCACGGCCTAGAGCAAGGGGCACGACACCGGGACGAGCAGCTTCGAA TAATGCAGGAGCGTCTGGCCCAGCAGCAGAAAGCCATGGCAGAGGAGAGAACGTACCTGAAGGAAATCATTTCAAGGATGGACTCTCAGATCAGCGAGCAGCAAAGGCAGCTGGAGAAG GAACGCTGGAAAGTAACGGCGGAGCAGGCAAAGGCCGAGTCCACCCAGAGGGGCCTGGAGGAAGAGCGACGCGTCTTCACTATGCAGATCAACATGGAGCGGGAGGAGCTGGAGAGAGCGAAG AGCTCATTGCTGGAGGAGCAGAAGTCTGTGATGCAGCATTGtgcagaggagaggagaaaacTGGCAGCCGAGTGGGCTCACTTCCACACGCAGGAGAAACAGAGGCATGACAAAGCCGAACGGGAGGTCAACAGCCTCTTGGAGAGGAGAGAAGGATCCATCATCAGTCTGGCACAA GAACAGGCTGACTTGAAGCTTCGCATGGCTGAATTAAAGCAGAAGGAGATGGCCGTGACACAAGAGAAAGAGACTCTTGCCAGACTAAAGGAAGAACTGGacagagagaaggagaaagcCAGTAGTATGGCTCTGAGACTCAAAACAAGAGCCGAAGAGGTTGAGGCCTTCAGCAAG ctTGCAGCAGACAAGTATGAGGAGGGCGAGCGAGCATTGCTAGAGGCGAAACGCGTGGAGTCGGAGCATGTGGCTCGACTAAGAAATATCCAGTCTCAAACTGAGAATTTGAGGCAGCAGGAGCAGCGGATCCTAAAG GAGCGCATGCAAGGAAAACATCTGCAGGAAAATACAGAAAGGCTTAGGGAATATTCCACCATCTCACCTTTACCTCATATTATTCCACCTATTTTAACAG ttTCTTCTGTAGACTCTGTTCCAGTGTTTACTTCTTTCCCTGAACCGACAACACCCGTCAGGAATAATCCTTCAAATCCTCTGGACAACTATCAGTCCATGACGCTTGAGGCCAGTCTGGCCCTGTGGAAGTACACAGCGGAAAAG GATCGTGAATTCCTCCTTGAGGAGcagatttttctggaaaatctaaagaagaaatCCTACAAGTTCAACACAGACAGTAAAACCTGCTGA
- the fbf1 gene encoding fas-binding factor 1 homolog isoform X2 produces the protein MPTKPTSKASQNLFEDDDILDSLFDDDSKQPTRSKGARAGRPNVSSPTNNMFSRMAEEVRRDDLEASDVSEADPSELLKNLKGMDDLEADLFPSKKKLPLQTKSVGNEDPVKDSSVLESNANLEGADKATGGGKKPNTAPSSSAHKYNDFFDDPLADSLDDLLPDETRPEPKPQQSKPDKSVPPASASPILRSQMTKTSKKEDKDNLLDALGFERHKDDPRKKESPLWSSIEKREAPQRPRTRIQDILDASTSARPPTGERKDEKLQQEKNLSLKDPFVEDDLTFGSYQPTIATTPEGRQSRRQSVRFSTEDVRVSSPERKPQPSTPPTSRHRNSAEWLGLTANDEFDDLEEGSKAVKSSAPSPNVPSSPVLERKSSLTGNQAASVARMTEDAPNSKQSKSDVSKGKRKDEEEEYDWLDGALSRKKALSETKAPNQGDSLKMESVVSNQDKATPFRDREETFTSIRDISPAAHSTPVREEKPSQASPQRNPTKGTSSTVQQQVSYTADDLQQLLLQQQMMQSQLLGLGNAADAGALQRLREKEQQHGECQALQARIIQLEGEVKMLQLERDQSQMILENIQHRHKQNMQLLENTHKTRVKLLEESAAQRETRARLECEELMERLATLTRSAEQERSELQAQYHRKLAQAQQDRDREVERLRDLQRKSILEMKKDHEEQLQRLKRLKDEEIDAVTSATSQTRSLSGVIEQMEQFSSRLGELSSRVESTHEHTAHGLEQGARHRDEQLRIMQERLAQQQKAMAEERTYLKEIISRMDSQISEQQRQLEKERWKVTAEQAKAESTQRGLEEERRVFTMQINMEREELERAKSSLLEEQKSVMQHCAEERRKLAAEWAHFHTQEKQRHDKAEREVNSLLERREGSIISLAQEQADLKLRMAELKQKEMAVTQEKETLARLKEELDREKEKASSMALRLKTRAEEVEAFSKLAADKYEEGERALLEAKRVESEHVARLRNIQSQTENLRQQEQRILKERMQGKHLQENTERLREYSTISPLPHIIPPILTDSVPVFTSFPEPTTPVRNNPSNPLDNYQSMTLEASLALWKYTAEKDREFLLEEQIFLENLKKKSYKFNTDSKTC, from the exons ATG CCTACAAAGCCGACGAGTAAAGCCTCCCAAA ACCTTTTTGAAGATGATGACATACTTGACAGCCTATTCGATGACGATTCAA AGCAACCAACGAGATCGAAGGGGGCTCGTGCTGGACGGCCAAATGT CTCATCTCCCACTAACAACATGTTCAGTAGAATGGCGGAGGAAGTCAGGAGGGATGACTTGGag GCCTCAGATGTCTCTGAGGCTGATCCCAGCGAATTGCTGAAGAACCTGAAG GGCATGGATGATTTAGAGGCCGACTTGTTTCCATCAAAGAAAAAGCTTCCCCTACAAACAAAGTCAGTCGGTAATGAAGACCCAGTGAAAGACTCCTCTGTGTTAGAAAGTAATGCAAATCTTGAGGGAGCAG ataagGCCACAGGAGGAGGGAAGAAGCCAAACACTGCCCCTTCATCCTCAGCACATAAGTACAATGACTTCTTTG ACGACCCCCTGGCTGATTCGCTTGATGACCTGCTTCCGGATGAAACCAGGCCTGAACCTAAACCCCAGCAGAGCAAGCCTGACAAATCTGTGCCGCCTGCATCAGCATCTCCCATCCTGAGGAGCCAAATGA CAAAGACGTCGAAAAAAGAAGACAAGGATAATCTCCTTGACGCCCTCGGGTTTGAGAGACACAAAGACGATCCCAGGAAGAAAGAGTCTCCACTTTGGTCTTCCATAGAGAA GAGAGAAGCGCCTCAGAGACCTCGTACCAGAATTCAAGATATTCTGGATGCCTCCACTTCAGCCCGACCGCCCACAGGCGAGAGGAAGGATGAGAAGCTACAACAGGAGAAGAACCTTAGTCTGAAAG ATCCATTTGTGGAAGATGACCTCACATTTGGGTCCTATCAGCCGACTATAGCGACCACACCCGAGGGCCGCCAGTCCCGCAGACAGTCTGTCAG ATTTTCTACCGAAGACGTCAGAGTCTCTTCCCCAGAGAGAAAACCCCAACCCAGTACCCCGCCAACCAGCCGACACAGAAACTCGGCGGAATGGCTTGGCCTCACAGCAAACGACGAGTTTGACGATTTAGAAGAAGGTTCTAAAGCAGTGAAAAGTTCAGCTCCGTCTCCAAACGTTCCCTCCTCTCCTGTACTGGAGAGAAAGTCTTCGTTGACTGGAAATCAGGCCGCATCTGTCGCAAGAATGACAGAAGATGCTCCAAACTCCAAACAGAGCAAATCTGATGTTTCTAAAGGCAAGAGgaaggatgaggaggaagagtaTGACTGGTTGGACGGGGCACTGAGCAGGAAGAAGGCTCTATCCGAGACCAAAGCTCCTAATCAGGGAGACTCTCTGAAAATGGAGTCAGTTGTCAG TAACCAAGATAAGGCGACACCTttcagagacagagaggaaacaTTCACATCCATCAGAGACATCAG tccTGCAGCTCATTCCACTCCAGTCAGAGAGGAGAAGCCAAGTCAAG CAAGTCCTCAGCGAAACCCAACAAAGGGAACATCATCTACTGTTCAACAACAG GTGTCATATACAGCAGACGATCTTCAGCAGTTGCTACTACAGCAGCAG ATGATGCAGAGTCAGTTGCTGGGTCTGGGCAATGCTGCTGATGCAGGAGCTCTGCAGAGACTTAGAGAGAAGGAGCAACAGCATGGAGAATGTCAGGCTTTACAAGCTCGCATCATCCAGTTGGAGGGAGAG GTGAAGATGTTGCAGCTGGAGCGGGACCAAAGCCAGATGATTTTAGAGAACATCCAACACAGGCATAAGCAGAATATGCAGCTCCTGGAGAACACACACAA aactCGTGTGAAGCTGCTGGAGGAGTCAGCAGCCCAAAGAGAGACCCGAGCTCGGCTGGAGTGCGAGGAGCTAATGGAGCGCCTGGCTACGTTAACAAGGTCAGCCGAGCAGGAGCGCTCAGAGCTGCAGGCTCAGTACCACCGAAAGCTGGCGCAAGCCCAACAGGACAGAGACCGAGAGGTGGAGAGGCTCCGAGATCTTCAAAG AAAATCTATCTTAGAGATGAAAAAAGACCACGAGGAGCAGCTTCAAAGGTTGAAGAGATTAAAGGACGAAGAGATCGATGCTGTTACAAGCGCAACATCTCAGACCAG ATCTCTCTCAGGGGTGATTGAGCAGATGGAGCAGTTCTCTTCCCGGCTCGGAGAGCTCTCTTCTCGAGTGGAGAGCACGCACGAGCACACCGCCCACGGCCTAGAGCAAGGGGCACGACACCGGGACGAGCAGCTTCGAA TAATGCAGGAGCGTCTGGCCCAGCAGCAGAAAGCCATGGCAGAGGAGAGAACGTACCTGAAGGAAATCATTTCAAGGATGGACTCTCAGATCAGCGAGCAGCAAAGGCAGCTGGAGAAG GAACGCTGGAAAGTAACGGCGGAGCAGGCAAAGGCCGAGTCCACCCAGAGGGGCCTGGAGGAAGAGCGACGCGTCTTCACTATGCAGATCAACATGGAGCGGGAGGAGCTGGAGAGAGCGAAG AGCTCATTGCTGGAGGAGCAGAAGTCTGTGATGCAGCATTGtgcagaggagaggagaaaacTGGCAGCCGAGTGGGCTCACTTCCACACGCAGGAGAAACAGAGGCATGACAAAGCCGAACGGGAGGTCAACAGCCTCTTGGAGAGGAGAGAAGGATCCATCATCAGTCTGGCACAA GAACAGGCTGACTTGAAGCTTCGCATGGCTGAATTAAAGCAGAAGGAGATGGCCGTGACACAAGAGAAAGAGACTCTTGCCAGACTAAAGGAAGAACTGGacagagagaaggagaaagcCAGTAGTATGGCTCTGAGACTCAAAACAAGAGCCGAAGAGGTTGAGGCCTTCAGCAAG ctTGCAGCAGACAAGTATGAGGAGGGCGAGCGAGCATTGCTAGAGGCGAAACGCGTGGAGTCGGAGCATGTGGCTCGACTAAGAAATATCCAGTCTCAAACTGAGAATTTGAGGCAGCAGGAGCAGCGGATCCTAAAG GAGCGCATGCAAGGAAAACATCTGCAGGAAAATACAGAAAGGCTTAGGGAATATTCCACCATCTCACCTTTACCTCATATTATTCCACCTATTTTAACAG ACTCTGTTCCAGTGTTTACTTCTTTCCCTGAACCGACAACACCCGTCAGGAATAATCCTTCAAATCCTCTGGACAACTATCAGTCCATGACGCTTGAGGCCAGTCTGGCCCTGTGGAAGTACACAGCGGAAAAG GATCGTGAATTCCTCCTTGAGGAGcagatttttctggaaaatctaaagaagaaatCCTACAAGTTCAACACAGACAGTAAAACCTGCTGA